Part of the Ruegeria sp. AD91A genome, CGCTTTTCGCCGAGGCGAAACGACTGGTGAGCGTCGTGACAACGCAAAAGACCCGCACGTTGTTTTTTCCCAGTTTCCGCGTGGAAAGATTGGTTCAGAAAAATCCGGAATACATTCGTGATTTCTATGCGTTGACCCATGAAAACATGAAGACGGCACTGCGCATCATGGCCAACCTTGCGGTTACGGGGTCTGAAAAGCGTCTGGTGCTGCGTCTGTTGCATCTTGACGAAGGCACTTTGAAATCAGATGGGTGGATTGTCGTGTCTCAGGAAGAACTTGCTGAAATGGTTGCGGTATCTCAGCCGACGTTGCACCGACATCTGCATCACCTGGCGGATCTGGGCCTCGTGGAATTGGGCTATGGCCGACTGAGGTTGATCGACAGGCGCAAACTGATCAGCAGCTGTCAAAGTTGAAACCTAGGGGTTGAGTGGCGGCAAGGATTCGCTCTTTCGTTCTTTTGAGCTGTTCAACGCATTTAGGTTTTGCATGGCAGCGTCCCAGTCTTCCGGGCCGTTTGTGGTGGTCGATGAATACCGCACTGCACCGATCTGCATCAGATTGCGTTCAAGATCCAGGGAACGCTCAGGGTGAGCGCTACGTGACTTCCAGAGATCCAATGCCTGATAAACCGCTGGCAAGTTCCGCGATTGCAAAGCTGCCCGCAGTGAATCGACGGCATACTTTTCCGAGGCAAGGTACTTGCGCTGCCGTTCAATTTTCCAGGTTTCATAGCGAGGGCGCAGAAATCGCCCAAAAGCCCAAAGCGCACATACAACAACGGTTAGATAAAGAGCGGACTTGAGGACGGCCCGCGCGTCAGGCAGCTGTCGTTTGGGGGGAGCCAGTGTAAGCTGGGTCGGGGTAAGTGATGCCGTTTCGATCTGACCGGTGTCCAGATTGAACCAGTCGATCGAAACCGCCGACAATTGTATGTCGCCGCCATCTTGGGCGATGTACACGGTTTCTTCGACACGTTGCCCGGACAGGACGCCTCGGTCTTCTGTTTCTGAAAACCGGGGCTCTTTGGGATAGGCACGAAGCAGTGGGCTTTGATCTTGCGGCGTCAGCGCTGGGATTGTCAGAGCTGTGGTGCCAGAGATCTGCGCGCTTATCAAACGCGTGATGGAATCGCCGGCCTGCATATCGGTCGGACCGTCCAGCTTCTGATCAAGAGAGAAACCGGTTGCGATGATAAGCGGGTCAAGCCCTTGAGCGCCATCTGGGATTTCTGCATTGAGCTGTATGGGAGGAAGCGTCACAGAAACCTGGACCGGTTCATTGGACTGCGGATCGGCAAATGTCACGACAACCTCTTGCGCTTCGAACGCGACCGGTCCTGGTGCCAACGGATACAGGCGATAACTGCGCTGCACCCCCGACCACGTCTCTCCGTCCACCGTTTCGCTTACCGGACCCGAAGCCCTTTCAGGCAGGCGAACCAGGATGTTTTGCTGCTCCAGTGATGGAAAGGTGGGCGGTTGCGGCATGAAGGTCGGAACCAGAACCTTGATGCGAACAATTGCGGGTTGGCCTACGATGACGGCTTCGTTCGGGACGTCTACTGACACCCGAGGTTGATAAGCTGAGCTGTCCTGAGCAGACACGGTAAGCGGCAGAAACAGAATGAAGACAGCAAGGTATCTCATTCTGTTTGCTCCTGATTATCTAATAGGAAACGGTTTTTCAGAAAATCCTGCATATCGGTGTCGATCATACTGATCCACTGGTCGGCGGACAGTGACTGCGGCCCGTCTTTGGCGGCTTGAACCGTGGTGTCACTGCCGCGTGCTGCGTCGTTGTCAAACACCGTATCATCTGCACCGATGCCAGTCTCTTCCCCTGTATCGGACTGTTCGCGCGTCGTTTCGACATAGTCCAGGATGGCTTTGGATACATCGAGATTATGCTGGGCTTCAGGCCAGTTGGGACGACGTTCCAAAGCTGCCTCGAACGCCGATATGGCTGGGCGATATTCGCGGTTTCTTATTCGGGCCATACCTTCGGCAAACGCAGCTTCCGGCGTGTCCAGCTTGGAAAAAACGGACGATGCCTCGGCGTATTGACCATCCCTGAGATAGGCATACCCCCTGTGATATGGGTCTTCGAACACCTCAGCCGCTTCACCAAACCGTTTTTGGTTCATCGCAATCTGGCCTTGTTGGTCGGGGGTGAAAAACCAGTCTCTCCATCCTTCTGCGCGCGCTCCGGATGTGGGCAACACAATCAGAGCCAGAATTGCCCATCGGACCACCCAGCCTTTTCGGAACCACAGCAGAGACAGCAGTGCAGCAGGCCAGGCCAGAATCCAGCCCTTATCCTGCCAGTCCAGGCGATCATCGTCATCCAGGGCGGCAGTATAGGCTGATTGAATACGGCGCGTCAGCTGAGTGACGTCCCGGTCGTCGTTCGAAAACGCCACCACCGATGCATTTTGGATGCTGTCCAACTGAGCAATTCGACCACCGACAGGCAGCATAGTGAGGAAGAAAATTTCAGTATTCGAGGAGCTTAACCCAGATACCTGAGATGGATCGAGGTCGTCGAGCACGAACAACACAGCGCCCGGGCTATCGCTGTCATTCAGAATGGACTGAGCCAACTCAAGCGCATCGGCTGCGGCATCGCCATCCTTCGGCATTACCGCGGGCGTCAACCCCTCAAGCAACGGACGGAGTATATTCGCGTCTTCTGTCAACGGGGCAACTCGGTGCGGCGTTCCTGCATATGCGATCAGGGCGGTTCGAGCACCGGCGCGTTCGTTGATCAGATCGGAAATCTTGAACCGTGCCCGATCCAGCCGGGATGGCGCAAGGTCCGAGCTTTCCATACTATCGGTGACTTTGAGAGCGATCACCAACGGGGCAGTGTCCGCGATCAGCGGGTTGGGTGCGCGTGACCACGTTGGACCTGAGGCCGCAAATATGACAAGCGTTGCAATGATCATCGCAGCATCAATGGGCTGCGTGCGCCGGGTGTCTTCTTTGCCCAGCAACAAGGCTTCTGCAAGATGCGGGGCGATCCCTGTCGGCAGTTTGGTTTCTGCCAGCGGTTTGGATCTGATCCTCCACCACAGCGCAAGGATGGGGATGAGAAGCAGCAGGTAATAGCCTCGGATAAAATGGAAATCAGCCAGATCCATTGTCAGACGACCCCGCGGTGCCGCTGGGTGAAATGGAACCCGGCCATGCTGACCATAATGACGATCGACGCAAATAGTAACGGAATATGGGCAAGGCTATGTTTGGGCCGATAGCTTTGTGTTTCCACAATTCTGGGGTTCAGTTCATCAATGCGTTCATAGGTCTGTTCGAGGGCCGAGGCATCGTCGGCAAAGAAATACTCTCCGCCCGTACGCGCGGCTATGTCCTTCAAAGCCTGCAAGTCCACACGATCTTCACCCGTTGCATTCGGGTCTCCGACACCAATCGTATAGACAACTACGTTCTTTTCCGCAGCAATTGCCGAGGCATTGACCGGTGTCATGCGACTGGATGTATCGGCGCCATCGCTGAGTACGATCATTAGGCGTTGCTCAACCTCGCTGGACTCAAAGGTTCGAATGCCAAGTCCGATGGCATCGCCCAAAGCTGTGTTCGGACCCGCCATGCCAACTTGAGTTTGGTCCAGGAACCCATTCAAACTGTTCAGATCTTCCGTGAAGGGCGCTTGAATGAACGCGCGTGTTCCGAAGATGATCAACGCCATCCTGTCGCCATCTCTTTCAGAGATGAACTGTTTCAGAACTTCTTTGACCGCCTCCAGCCTTTGCATCGGTGTACCGGACCCGGACTCGAAGTCCCGCTGATCCATCGAGCCAGAGATATCCAGCGCCAAAACCACATCTCGGGCAGATTTCTCTATAACGATGGGGTCGCCCAATCGTTCCGGACGGGCCAGCGCCAGAACCAGCAGAAGCCAAATCAATACCACGTTGGCGGTTTGAAGCCAGGCACGGCTGCGGATAATTGACCCGGATTTCGGCTCGGCGCCTGCTGCTTGCGCAACGCGGCGGAAAAACGGAATGCGAATAGACGCGGTTGTTTCCCGCCGGGGTGGAGCAATGGCGTAGACCAGCACCGGCAGCGGCAGCAGCAAAAACACCCACGGTGCAGAAAAGGAAACCATCACGTTCCCCGATGCAGTTTATGGGACTTGACCCAATGCCGAGCAAGTTGTGTCAAGGCGCGGTTTGGCGGAAGGTCCTTGTACGGCGCTTCGATCAGTGATTGCCCAATGTCAGATAAAAAGATTGTATCATCAGATGTTTGCGAAAGGAAATTCAGCCAATCATTCCCATGAATTCCTGCGACTTGCCTGCGCGGATATGCGACCAACGCGGTGCGGCGAAGGATTTCGGCAACTTTTGCCGACGTGATATCCGGGTTTGCCAGCTCTGCCAGCGCATGGTGTCGATACGCGTTTGCCTGTCTTCGTCGGACGAAAACAACACTGACTAGTACAACAAAGCCAACCAGAATAACAGCCAGCGCCAACCACCCCCATGTCTGCGGAAGCATCGAAACAGTCGCAGGTTCTGGTGTCGGCTCGAGCATATTCAGCAGATCAACCAGAGATTTCCCTGTCGTGTCGATGCTCATTTCTGCCCCCCGCGATGCCCGAACAGATACAGCAACTGATCCAGAGCAGGTTCCGCCGTTGTCAAAGGAACAACCGGAAAACCGTATCGCCGGGACCAAGTATGCAGTTGGTTCAACCTGTCTTCCATGGATTTGCGAATTTTCCCGGACAATTCGGGGTCGGCGCTGTCGATTTCGATCTGGTCTTTCCCGTCCGAGACCGTGAGTTTCAGATTGGGCGCCAGTACCTTGGCTGTTCTGTCAGAAATATTGAACACGATCAGATCGTTTGAGAACGCAATACGGCGCAGCAAGGACTCCGATCTTTCGTCAAGCCCGTCACAGTCGGAAAACAGGCAAACCAGCCCGTTGGTTTGGGACATACGCGCGGCTTCGGACAACATGTTATTCAAAGCCACGGTTGGTTGCGGGTTCAAGGCAGCGTGCAAGGCCGAATTGGCAGCCCCGATTGATGACAAAAACCGCATAAGCGCCGCAGCGCGGCGCTGTGGCCTGTGTTCTGCAACGCTCGTGTCGCTGAAGACCAGGCCTCCAACACGATCGCCCTGATCGAGAACGCGATGCGCAGTGATTGCGGCAGCTTCGGCAGCGATGACCGACTTCATGTACACTTCTGTTCCAAAGAACATCGAAACGCGCTGGTCGACCAGCAGCAGGGCAGGGCGGTCTCGTTCCTCGGTATAGACCCTAACATGGGGCTCCCCGGTTCGCGCCGTGACTTTCCAGTCAATTGTGCGGATATCGTCGCCCGGTTGGTAGTTTCGCAATTCTTCGAAGTTCAGGCCGCGTCCGCGCAGGCGTGATGCGTGTGTTCCATTCAGGATCGACCGGGCGGGCTGACGTGGCAAAAAGCTCAGAGCACGAGAATGCGGTTCCAGACGCAAGAGGTGATCCGCACTGACGTGAATGCGGGGATCATCGGGATATGTTGTGGATTGATGCACCCGGCCAACCCGAACCGTCAGGGCAGCGCGACGAGACGCAGGATTTCCGCGATCACGTCATCTGCCGTTTTGGCGTTCCCCTGCGCCTCAAAACTCAGCGTGATGCGGTGACGGAACACGTCATGTGCTATGGCTCGAATATCCGCAGGGTCCACATAATCGCGCTGGTTCATCCACGCATGCGCTCGACCGCATTTGTCCAATGCCAATGAGGCACGCGGGCTGGCGCCGATTTCGATCCAGCTGGCCAGTTCTTCGCTGAGCGCCGCAGGCGTCCGGGTCGCCTGAACCAGATCGGCCATATAGCGGTCCATTGCATCCGAAACATGGATCTGCCCAATTTCCGAACGCGCAGCAAAAACAGCGTCCTGCGGGATCGTCGGTGGTGGCTCGCTTGACGCGCCTTTCCCGGCCGCGATCTCCTCGCCCCGTACCAGTCGGATCACTTCAACCTCACCCTCGACCGGCGGATAGGTGATCTGAACATGCATCAGGAACCGGTCCATCTGCGCTTCGGGCAAGGGATAGGTGCCTTCTTGTTCAATGGGGTTCTGGGTTGCCATCACGATGAACAATGGTTCCATTTTGTGGGTGGTTCCGGATACCGTAACCTGCCGTTCTTCCATCGCTTCCAGCAAAGCGGCCTGCACCTTTGCCGGTGCCCTGTTGATCTCGTCAGCGAGGACGATGTTGGCAAAGATCGGACCGGGTTCAAAGCGAAAGGTGCCGCCCTCATCACTCTGTTGAAACACCTCGGTTCCCGTCACGTCTGAAGGCAGCAGATCAGGCGTGAACTGGATCCTGCTGAAATCCGCATCCAGATTGCGTGCCATCGCCTTGACTGCACGTGTTTTGGCCAATCCGGGCAGACCTTCGATCAGAAGGTTTCCGTTGGCCAGCATCCCGATCAGCAGTCGGTCGATGACCTCGGTTTGCCCGATGATGGACTGGCCCATGCGGGCCTTGAGATCAAGTATCTGATTAAGTGCATTCATGGGTGGTGGTCCAATCGGTGCCAAACTGGAAGAATTGAAGTGATAACGGAACAGGGGTTAAGCCGGTCAGGAATATCCCGAAATGTCGGAATGTTAGCAGGCTTTGACGGACCGATCTACTGTGAATGCCTGGGGGTGAGGTGGCGCAAATCGTTCCTCAGTTCCTGTCGTATGGGCCCGATGTTTGGCGCGTCTCGCAAACTGTCCAGCCAGTGGGGTTGAGGCGCCTGTCCTGCGGCCCTGCTCCAGGTCAGATCCCGCAGGATTTTCTGTGCACCGACGTCAAGTGTGTCAGGAACTTCGAAATCATTCAGGGTGGCCCAAACGCCGCTCCACAAGCGTCCCACGGACCAGGGATTGTATCCACCGCCACCCAGAACCAGAAAACGAGGCGAAAGAGACTTCAGCGCCGCGACCGTTCGCCAATGCGCGTTGTTGGACAGGGTCAAACGCGAAAGCGGGTCTTCGGCCACGGCGTCGGCTCCGCATTGCAGGACAATCGCTTGCGGTTTGAACGCTTCGGTCGCTGGCAGGATCAATTGATCCAGAATGGCGGCAAATTCGTCGTCGTTCAGATGTCTTGGAACGGGCAGGTTGAAGGCCGCGCCACCGGCGTCTTCCTCAAGTTGGCCCGTGAACGGCCATCGCCGCGCCTCATGGACCGAGATCATCCGGACTCTGTCCGACCCGTGAAACGCAAGTTCAACCCCGTCGCAATGATGGGCGTCGATGTCGACATAGACCACGCGCTCTATGCCAGTGTTCAAAAGGGACTGTATCGCCAGAACCGGATCATTCAGATAGCAAAACCCGTTCGCCCGGTCCGCAAGGCCGTGGTGTGTACCGCCCGCAGGGTTGAAAACGATCCTGCCGTCCCGGATCAGTTCGGCGGCCAACATGGAACCACCGGCAGCGGTTGCAGGTCGGCGGTACATCTCGGCGAAGACCGGGTTCGACAGAGTCCCCAAACCGTATCTTTTCCGTGTTTCGTCCGTGACATGCTGGTCCGCTTCCGCCTTTTGCAGGGCGGCGATATAGTCCGGCGTATGAAACGTTTCCAATACACCGGGTTTTGCGCAGGGGCTGACGCGGTAGTTCTCGGACGTCAACCAACCCAGTTCGCGACACAGATCGATGACGGTTGAAACCCGCGGGATGGCCAGCGGGTGCTTTGAACCGTAGGTCGAGTTGCGGTAGATATCCGATCCGATGAAAAGGGGGCGCTTCATGACCTAGCTTGTTGTGGCCTGACTGTTATCCTCGCCCAACCTGCCATCCAGAGACATCAGTATGGCGACCGGCCGAAGTGCCGGGATGTGGCTGAAAACGATCAGGATGCATACTGTCAGAGGCACACTCAGAAACGCACCGATCAGGCCCCAGACCGTTGTCCAGAAGGTCAGGGCCAGAATGACAAGAAAGGTCGACATGTTCAGGGATCGACCAAGCATGGCCGGATCAAGGAAATTGCCGATCAGGAATTGGATCGTTCCACATCCCAGCACGATGACAAGAAAGGGGATGATCGTTTCGAATTGAACAAGTGCGATCATGGCCGGAAAAAACACGGCTATGATCGAACCGATCGAGGGGATGAAGTTCAGGGCAAAGGTCAGTACGGCCCAGGTTTCCGCGTATTCCAGACCAAGCGAGCGGAAAACCGTGTAGCTGATGGTTGCCGTTATCAGGCTGATCAGGGTTTTGACGCCGACATAACGCTGCAAGCTGACCGAAATCGCATCGAGCATGGTGGAAAACTCGGCTGCGGCGACGGGATCTCCGGCCGCCAGTTGGATCTTTTTCCGAAACGCCAGTCGTTCGGCCATCAGAAAGGCGACATACAGGCTGATCAGGAAAAACTGGTTCAACAATGAGGTGGCGCTGCCCAGCAATACGCGTGCGACATAGGACATGTCGATACTGACCAGATTGTCACGAATGAAGGTGGTCACGTCGTTGCCGACCAGTCCTGTTACACGCTCGACTGCACCATCGAACTGGTTTTCATAGGTGCTGACGGAGCGTGCAAATTGCGTCGCCTGACTGCCCAGCACGTACATGATCATGAACAAACCCGCCAGAACGACGGTCACACCGGCGACATTGGCCAGCCAGACCGGAGCGCGGGTCACGGCTACGACGCGATCGCTCAGCGCTATGATCAGAACATTGACCAGTAGCGCCATGGCAAGCGGGATCAGGAAGTTCGCACCGGCATAGAGGCCCAGCACGATCAGTGTCGCGATGATGCATGTATCCCGGACAACGGACAGTCGAAGCCTGGGTCTAACCGTGATGTCTTTTTGATCCGGGGTCATTCGGTATCCTGTGTCTGGCAAAAGCAGTGCCCATTTCCCATCCTGCGTGACCCAATCCTGCACGCGAGGTCTTGTTTATGCAATGCGTTCAGGCGTTTGTTGGCCCTCATTCTCCAAATAGATATTCATGACGGGTTCTGTGTTCTATTTCGGCAGGTTAGGGTTGCCGTATGACCACTGCCGCGAATCCCCTGTTTGGCCGACCAGTTCAGGCGCTTTGGCTGTCGATCCGCCGGTTCAGCAGAAAGAACGGCTTTGTCATGAGCAGCCATGTCGCCATGTCGCTGATGATGGCGCTGTTTCCTTTTGTGCTGTTCACCGTGGCGCTGGCAGGGGCGTTGTCGCAAGGCTATGTCACGGATGAGTTGATTGACCTGATTTTCGGAGCGTGGCCCAAGGATGTCGCCGATCCCATCGTGGCCGAACTGCGGGCCGTTCTGGCCGGATCCGGCTCGGGTGTTATCACCTTGGGTGGTCTGCTAGCGATTTATTTTGCCTCCAACGGCGTGGCCGCCGTGCGTGCAGCCATGAACCAGGCCTACCACGACGAGGACAGTTGGCCATTCTGGAAAACCCGGCTGCTCTGCCTGGTGCTGGTCATTCTGGGCGGGGCGGCCATTTTGATCATCGCCGCGGTCGAGGTGGTTTTGCCAGTCTATACGAAACTGGTGGCCGAACACACAGAAGGTGCCGTGGCCAACTGGTTTTCAGTGGATCGCCTGCGCTGGACGTTTACCGTGGCGGTTCCAGCGGGCACGGTTCTTCTGGCACATCTTGTGCTGCCGACCCGCAGGCACAGCCTGATGCAAATTCTGCCCGGCGTCCTGCTGACTTTGGCCTTGTGGGCGGCCGGTGGATGGGCTTTTTCAATTTATATCAGCCAGTTCGCCACCTACAGCGCCACCTATGCTGGATTGGCGGGGGCTATGGCGGCATTGATTTTCCTGTATCTCTATTCCGCGATCCTGATTTTGGGGGCCGAATACAATGGTGCATTGATTGATCTGCAAAAAGCCTCTGAAGGAGATATGGCATGAGATTTGCCCTGATACTGGCCTGCCTTGCAATCGCTGGCGAAATTCAGGCGCAGACGCCAGAGTATGTAGGTTCAGATCAGTGTACCGACTGTCATCAACAAGAAGCCGAAGCCTGGGCTGGGTCACACCATGCGCTGGCGTGGACAGATACCACTGACGGCGCTCTTGCGGCCGATTTTGACGGAACCCGGTTCGATCATGACGGTATGGCCGTCCAGTTCAAACGTGAGGCAGGCAGGTTCTCGGCCAGTGTAACGGAAAAGGACGGTGTGACGACGGAGTATGACGTTCATTCCGTCGTTGGAATCGAACCCTTGCAGCAATACCTTTTTGAGACTGAACCGGGCCGGTTGCAAAGTTTTGACGTGGTTTGGGATACCGAGCAAAAGCGCTGGTATCACCTGTATCCTGATCAGGACCTGCCGCCTGATGACGGGTTGCATTGGACGGGCCCCTACAAGAGCTGGAACGCGCGCTGCGCCGAGTGTCACGCCACGGGATTCGAAAAAAACTACGATCCTCAAACCAGAACCTACACCTCTCAACAGGTCGAGATCGGCGTCGGGTGCGAGGCCTGCCATGGGCCGGGGTCTGCACATATCGATTGGGTCCAAGAACAGGGGTCTTCAGATGGCCTGGGCGATGCCGGCTTTCTGATGAGTTGGGGCAAAGGGCGGGCCGAAGAAGAAATACAGCAATGCGCCGGATGCCATTCCCGGCGCGAGGCGCATGGCAATGGAAACCCGGTTCCGGGAACCCCGTATCATGATGCGTATAATCTGGCTGTGCTGCGCCCCGGTTCGTATCATCCTGACGGGCAGATACTGGATGAGGTTTACGTCTATGGATCGTTCCTGCAATCCAAGATGTACGCGCAGGGCGTGGGATGCATGAACTGTCACGAACCGCACAGCGCAGAGTTGAAGGCCGAAGGAAATGGAGTTTGCACGCAATGCCATTCACCCGCCGGAAACCCGGAGTTCCCGACCCTTGACCCCAAGGAGTACGACACCCCCGAGCATCACAAACATCCGGCAGACAGCGAAGGGGCGCAGTGCAAAAGCTGCCATATGATCGAGCGAACCTACATGGGTGTCGACGGTCGACGCGATCACAGCTTTCGCATACCGCGACCGGATCTGGGGCTGGGCGTTGATGCCTGCACAGACTGCCATCAGGGCGAAGATCAAGCTTGGGCTGCCGACCAGATAAAGGATTGGTTCCCAGGCTCGCCAAATCGGAGCGCGCATTACGGGACGGTTTTCAAGGCTGCGACCGAAGGGCAGCTCGACACGCCCGAGGGTTTGCTTTCCGTTGCGATGGATGCGTCGCAGCCGGGGATTGTGAGAGCGACCGCCGCATATCTTATGCAGCCGTTTGGATCGCCTGAGATGGCCGCTGTCACGGCGCCACTTTTGCAAGAAGATGACCCGTTGATACGAGCGAATGCAGTGGCGCTACAGCGTCAGGCCAGCGCGACAGATCAGGTGCAAAGACTTGAGCCCTTATTGTCTGACCCTCTGCGAAACGTGCGCATCGCTGCCGCCAAAGAGTTCCTGAGTATTCCTCCGCAGGCTTTGACACCTCAGCAACGGGCTTTGACCGGGAAGGGCATGTCAGAATGGCAGGAGTCGATCTCGAATAGGCTGGATGCCCCGGAAACCCACCTTGTACTGGGGGGCATGGCGTTGACGCTTCGCAACGCTCCTGCGGCGGAACAGGCCTTTCGCGAAGTTGTGACGCTGGACCCGCAGCGGGCCGAAGCGTGGCCCATGCTCGTGCAATTGGTGCAGATCAATCGCGGTCCGGAAGCTGCGCGTGCCGCCTTGCAAGAGGCATTGGACAAGTTGCCCGATGATCCGGCACTGCGGCAATTGTCGCAACAACTCAGCCCCTGAACCGGCATATACGTGCCCGATTTGCTCCATCTTCACGGCAAGATTCCTCGCTAACAACATTTCAGGTGTGCTGATTAGAGGTGATGGATGTCTATTGAAGTGTCAAAGCAGAGAGCAACGGATGTACGATCTATTTCGTTGGCGCAACGTATTGAAGAGTTGCGCAGCCGCGAACCTGTATACCTGACCCATGGTGACACATTGATGTTGCAGGGCATGGCGGCCACGTCGTTGCGCGAACAACGCCTGAGCGGAAATCGCATTCGGTTGGATGATTAAGAATCGCCGCGAAACCCTGTTGCAACAACGAATTTTTCCGAACTGTCCGAGCGTGACGCAGGCGGTTTGACGTTGGCAACTTTCTGAAACTTCTGCTTTAGCAGTTTTTGCAGATCGCCTTCGGCACCACCGGCGAGAACCTTGGCTACGAAGGTTCCGCCTTCTTCCAGAACGTCAAACGCGAAATAAGCTGCCGCTTCACACAGCGCCATGATTCGCAGGTGATCGGTCTGTTTGTGACCAGATGATGCCGCAGCCATGTCCGACATCACTACGTCTGCCTTGCCGTCCAGCCAGTCTTTGACCTTCTGGTCGGCGTCATCTTCCATGAAGTCCAGAACATGGATTTCGGCGCCAGCGACCGGTTCGACCTCTTGCAGGTCAATGCCCAGCACCGATCCGACCCGTTTGCCTGACTTCTCGCCCAGCGCGTTCACCCGCTTGACGGCGACCTGACACCAGCCACCAGGCGCGCAACCCAAATCCACCACGCGCGCGCCGGGCACCAGAAAGCGGAATTTGTCGTCCAGTTCCAGAATTTTATATGCCGCTCGCCCACGATATCCATCGGCCTGAGCGCGTTTTACATAAGGATCGTTCAACTGCCGTTCGAGCCAACGGGTCGAGCTGAGCTTTCGCCCACGTGCTGTTTTGACCTTCACCTTCAGGTCGCGCTGCCCGCGGCCTGAGTTGTTTTTTCCACTTGGTGTCTTCGCCATCAGAACGGTCCGTCTTCCAATACACCGTCCGCGCTCATCTGCGCATACAGCAAACCCTCGCGCAGCCCCCGGTCCGCCACCGAAAGGCGGTCAGTGGGCCAGCAACGGAGCAAAGCCTGCAATATG contains:
- a CDS encoding AI-2E family transporter, whose protein sequence is MTPDQKDITVRPRLRLSVVRDTCIIATLIVLGLYAGANFLIPLAMALLVNVLIIALSDRVVAVTRAPVWLANVAGVTVVLAGLFMIMYVLGSQATQFARSVSTYENQFDGAVERVTGLVGNDVTTFIRDNLVSIDMSYVARVLLGSATSLLNQFFLISLYVAFLMAERLAFRKKIQLAAGDPVAAAEFSTMLDAISVSLQRYVGVKTLISLITATISYTVFRSLGLEYAETWAVLTFALNFIPSIGSIIAVFFPAMIALVQFETIIPFLVIVLGCGTIQFLIGNFLDPAMLGRSLNMSTFLVILALTFWTTVWGLIGAFLSVPLTVCILIVFSHIPALRPVAILMSLDGRLGEDNSQATTS
- a CDS encoding YihY/virulence factor BrkB family protein, producing the protein MTTAANPLFGRPVQALWLSIRRFSRKNGFVMSSHVAMSLMMALFPFVLFTVALAGALSQGYVTDELIDLIFGAWPKDVADPIVAELRAVLAGSGSGVITLGGLLAIYFASNGVAAVRAAMNQAYHDEDSWPFWKTRLLCLVLVILGGAAILIIAAVEVVLPVYTKLVAEHTEGAVANWFSVDRLRWTFTVAVPAGTVLLAHLVLPTRRHSLMQILPGVLLTLALWAAGGWAFSIYISQFATYSATYAGLAGAMAALIFLYLYSAILILGAEYNGALIDLQKASEGDMA
- a CDS encoding cytochrome c3 family protein; the protein is MRFALILACLAIAGEIQAQTPEYVGSDQCTDCHQQEAEAWAGSHHALAWTDTTDGALAADFDGTRFDHDGMAVQFKREAGRFSASVTEKDGVTTEYDVHSVVGIEPLQQYLFETEPGRLQSFDVVWDTEQKRWYHLYPDQDLPPDDGLHWTGPYKSWNARCAECHATGFEKNYDPQTRTYTSQQVEIGVGCEACHGPGSAHIDWVQEQGSSDGLGDAGFLMSWGKGRAEEEIQQCAGCHSRREAHGNGNPVPGTPYHDAYNLAVLRPGSYHPDGQILDEVYVYGSFLQSKMYAQGVGCMNCHEPHSAELKAEGNGVCTQCHSPAGNPEFPTLDPKEYDTPEHHKHPADSEGAQCKSCHMIERTYMGVDGRRDHSFRIPRPDLGLGVDACTDCHQGEDQAWAADQIKDWFPGSPNRSAHYGTVFKAATEGQLDTPEGLLSVAMDASQPGIVRATAAYLMQPFGSPEMAAVTAPLLQEDDPLIRANAVALQRQASATDQVQRLEPLLSDPLRNVRIAAAKEFLSIPPQALTPQQRALTGKGMSEWQESISNRLDAPETHLVLGGMALTLRNAPAAEQAFREVVTLDPQRAEAWPMLVQLVQINRGPEAARAALQEALDKLPDDPALRQLSQQLSP
- a CDS encoding RlmE family RNA methyltransferase, producing the protein MAKTPSGKNNSGRGQRDLKVKVKTARGRKLSSTRWLERQLNDPYVKRAQADGYRGRAAYKILELDDKFRFLVPGARVVDLGCAPGGWCQVAVKRVNALGEKSGKRVGSVLGIDLQEVEPVAGAEIHVLDFMEDDADQKVKDWLDGKADVVMSDMAAASSGHKQTDHLRIMALCEAAAYFAFDVLEEGGTFVAKVLAGGAEGDLQKLLKQKFQKVANVKPPASRSDSSEKFVVATGFRGDS